One Halanaerobium hydrogeniformans genomic window, ATGCAGGCAGCAATATTAAACGAAAAAAAACAATTAGAACTAAGAGATCTGCCCAGACCAAAAATTGTACCAGGTGGTGTTTTAATTAAAGTAGTGGCAAGTGGACTCTGCGGTGCTGATTTAAAAATGATCGATAAAGGCCATAAAGCACTCACTTACCCCAGAGTTTTAGGCCATGAGATCACAGGGATTATAGTTGAAAGTGAAACTAAAGAATTTAATAAAGGAGATAGAGTTCAAATAGCACCAGGTATAGTCTGTGGGGAATGTTATTTTTGTCAGCAGGGGATTACAAACCACTGTCAGGAGATTGAGATCTTTGGATTTACTGTAGATGGTGGTTTTAGGGAGTACATAGCTATTCCAGAGAAAGCCATCAAAGCTGGAGTTTTAAATATAATTCCTGATAACTTAAGTTTTTCTGAAGCGGTTTTTGCCGAACCATTAGCCTGCTGTATTAATGGATTGGAACTGGCTCAATTTACTGAAAATGAGAGTGTTTTAATAATTGGAGCAGGTCCTATCGGTTGTTTAAAGGCAATGCTGGCTAAAAGTTATGGGGCAAAAAAGATAATCCTAGCCGATAAATTAGCTAAACGGCTGGACTTTGCAGCTTCTCTAGAGCTTGATTCTTTGATTAATGTTGAAGAAAAGGCATGGCATGATATCGTAAATAAAGCGACTGATGGCCGGGGGGTTGATTTGATAGTTTTGGCATCAAGTCATGTAAGTGTTGATCATTCTTTAACAGGATTATTAAATAAGCGGGGTAAGATCTTATTGTTTTCGGGTTTTGCTGATGGCAAAGAAAACTTAGAGATCGATGGCAACTTATTTCATTATGGTGAAATGGCTTTAATTGGAGCTTATGGCTGTACTGTTAAACAGAATAAAAAAGCTTTAAAGCTGATGGCTAAGCAAAAAATAGCAGTAAAAAAATTGATAACAGATCAAATTTCATTAAACGAAATTTTTAAAGGTGTAGAAAAAGCAAGAAATAAAGAAACAATCAAAGTTATCATCAAAGAAAATGAAGGAGGAAATGGATGATGAATGAAGTAGTAAACAGCAAGCAGTTTGGCCAAAGTATAAGTGGATTAATCGAAGGAAAGGATTTTTCCCGAGCAGAGATGGAAGGACTTTTTACTCAAGTGCTTTTAGACCAACAATCAGAAATGCAGCAGGGAGCTTTTTTAGCTGCATTAAAAGCAAAGGGAGAAACGGTAGAGGAAATAGCTGGAAGCTGGGATGCAATCTATAATTTAGATACCATCAAATTAACTCCTCAGCTGGAACAGCCTTTAGTAGAAAATTGTGGGACAGGAATGGATAAGCTAAATACTTTTAATATCAGTACTGCTGCCTCAATCGTTGCAGCAGCTGGAGGTGTAAACATGGCCCGGCATGGTTCAAGAGCGATCACTTCTAACTGTGGTACAATCGATATTTTAGAAGAATTAGGGGTTGGAGTTGAGTGTGCCCCAGAACTTATAGTAAAAAGCATCGAAGAAGTTGGAATTGGAGTCTTAAATGGTATGGACTCTAAAATACACCCTACGGCTTTAGGCAGGATACTTGCCAGAATTTCCTTTGGCACAACTTTAAATATTGCAGCTTCTTTAGCGAACCCTGTTTATCCGAAATATGGGGTTCGGGGAGTATACAGCAGAGAGCTATTAAAACCGGTAGCAAAAGTCATGCACAAAATAGGTTATAAAAAGGCCATAGTAGTTCATGGTTTAGCAGAAGATGGAATAAGCGGGATGGATGAAGCCTCAACTCTGGGCAGAAATCATCTGGTTGAAATTGATGAAACAGGTCAGCTCAAAGAGTACTCCATTGATCCACGAAGTCTGGGGATAGAAAAAGCAAGTAGCAAAGATATTCTTCCCTGCCAGGATAGGCAAAGTGAGGCTTTAGAGCTGATTAAAGTATTAAAAGGTGGGGGAGAAAAGGCCCGCTCAGATATTATAGCCCTCAATACAGCTCTGATCTTTTATCTAATGGATTATCATGATCAGCTTAAAACTGCCTATGAGGCAGCCAAAGAGATCATTAACTCAGGTAAAGCAATTAATAAGCTTAAAAAATGGGTTCAGGTGCAGAATTCAGAGCCTGAAAAGGGATTAAAAAAGCTGGATAGATTATTGGCAAAAATCTAAAGGAGGTAAATAATGCAGCTCTATGCTCTAAAATCTGAACAGGGTTATTTAAAAGCTGACAAAAAAGATGGTTATCAACTCGTTAATTTAAATAAAGCTTCAGTGTTTTCCAGTCAGCATTCTAAAAAATTAATTGAGCTACAAGAAAAAGCTAAGCACGATAAGCTAGCTAATTTGAGATTAGTAGAATTAGAGATCAGAGAAAAAGAACTTTAAGCTATTAAATAAATGTAGTTTAACTCAGTGTTAAATATTGAAATTGTAAAAAGCTTAATTTAATTTTTTCTGATAGAAGAGTATAATACTATCTGAAATAGCATAGATTATTTATTTGAGGAGGGTCTAATGATGGATAAGAATAGATTGTCAGCAATATATCTAAGTTTGATTGGAGACGCAATTTCTTTAGGTTCCCACTGGGTTTATGATACAGATAAAGCAAAAAAACATTTTCCAGGTAGAATAACCGAGTACACCTCACCTGAGATTGCTAAATTTCATCAAGGTAAAAAGGCTGGAGACTTCACCCATTATGGTGAGCAGTCTTTTGCTCTGTTGAAATCGATTTATAATAATGAGGGTTTTGAGCTGGAAAAATTCAGAGAAGACTGGATGGAATATATTCAAGAAAATGAGATGTTTATGGACCATTCGATGAAGGATGCCCTGCAGAAATTCAAAGGATCTGATAGTCTTGTTGGTACAGAAAATGTAGAGCTGGGAGGTCTGGCCCGCAGTGCCCCTATGTTTCTTGATAATAGTATAAGTAAAGAGGATTTTTTAGCTCAGATACATCTAACCCATAATGGAGAGATAGTAGAGCAGAGTTCTGAATATATCTATGAGGTTATGGAAGATATTTTAAATGGTAAAGATTACAGAAAGGCTTTACTCGATAACAAGGATGTAAATGATTATATCAGTGAACTCTTTGAAAATATCAGTTCAAAAGACGAAGTAGTAAAAATGGCAGATAAAAGAGGACAGGGTTGTTCTACTGCCCAGGGA contains:
- the trpD gene encoding anthranilate phosphoribosyltransferase — protein: MNEVVNSKQFGQSISGLIEGKDFSRAEMEGLFTQVLLDQQSEMQQGAFLAALKAKGETVEEIAGSWDAIYNLDTIKLTPQLEQPLVENCGTGMDKLNTFNISTAASIVAAAGGVNMARHGSRAITSNCGTIDILEELGVGVECAPELIVKSIEEVGIGVLNGMDSKIHPTALGRILARISFGTTLNIAASLANPVYPKYGVRGVYSRELLKPVAKVMHKIGYKKAIVVHGLAEDGISGMDEASTLGRNHLVEIDETGQLKEYSIDPRSLGIEKASSKDILPCQDRQSEALELIKVLKGGGEKARSDIIALNTALIFYLMDYHDQLKTAYEAAKEIINSGKAINKLKKWVQVQNSEPEKGLKKLDRLLAKI
- a CDS encoding ADP-ribosylglycohydrolase family protein, giving the protein MDKNRLSAIYLSLIGDAISLGSHWVYDTDKAKKHFPGRITEYTSPEIAKFHQGKKAGDFTHYGEQSFALLKSIYNNEGFELEKFREDWMEYIQENEMFMDHSMKDALQKFKGSDSLVGTENVELGGLARSAPMFLDNSISKEDFLAQIHLTHNGEIVEQSSEYIYEVMEDILNGKDYRKALLDNKDVNDYISELFENISSKDEVVKMADKRGQGCSTAQGFPIVLDVLLNYSDPVEAFSVNIRAGGDTAARAMIIGMILGADQGLKNLPDNLIDGFNRAGELKEMIVKL
- a CDS encoding alcohol dehydrogenase catalytic domain-containing protein, encoding MQAAILNEKKQLELRDLPRPKIVPGGVLIKVVASGLCGADLKMIDKGHKALTYPRVLGHEITGIIVESETKEFNKGDRVQIAPGIVCGECYFCQQGITNHCQEIEIFGFTVDGGFREYIAIPEKAIKAGVLNIIPDNLSFSEAVFAEPLACCINGLELAQFTENESVLIIGAGPIGCLKAMLAKSYGAKKIILADKLAKRLDFAASLELDSLINVEEKAWHDIVNKATDGRGVDLIVLASSHVSVDHSLTGLLNKRGKILLFSGFADGKENLEIDGNLFHYGEMALIGAYGCTVKQNKKALKLMAKQKIAVKKLITDQISLNEIFKGVEKARNKETIKVIIKENEGGNG